The region ACGGAGTTGTCCAATTAGTGTATTCAGGTAAGAGTTAACTAAATTATCCATATCCAAAATGGATGTTAAATCCAGGCTAATCTGAAAGAGGTTATGAAAATCGTAAATTCGACGTTTTAACTCCCTATTAACAACCCGAAGTTCACTTGCAGTGGAATCAATTTCTTGTCGATATTTTTTAGTACGCGCTGAAACACCTGTTGCCGTAAGCTCATCCGTTAAAAGAAGGAGCCTCGCACTAATTACTCGACTCGCAGTAATTGAACAAGCAAGTAGTACAATTGCGGTGATTAATATTTTAGCATAAAGTGAAATGTCGATTTTGAGAGAAATAAATATTCCAGCGAAAACAGAAACCAAAACAAGAATTAGAATAATGTAAACTGTTTTGTAATCGATAAATTTTGCATTTTCCACGCTATGGATTCCTTGAACCATTAAACGCTTTGCTGGATAAATAACACAAACATAGAACTTACTTATATTAGTAAAAAATATATACTTACAGTATCAAAAAAGTCAAGAAACGTAAATTTCTGTTAAACTACTATAATTTTTAGTCCAAAACCATAAATAAGAAATAATTCACGAATTGATAAGGTTGTTAAAATATATCTTAAAGAATTACTTTTAAGTTAGTGACACAATATGATTATTAGACAATTGGCTTGACAACCCAATTAATTGTAATAAATTGAAACAATGCCAATACTTACAAATCGGTTCATTGCTATGAATTGTATACCTATAAATTTTAATCAGTTAAAGTTTTTTTTCTTTTCTGTTTTAATTCTAATTTCATTCTTTCCTCACTCCTCAAAGGCCCAATATTTCTTTGGGAGAAATAAAGTCAATTATAATCAATTTGATTGGCGTGTTATGCAAACCGAGCATTTCGATATTTACTTCTATCCTGAAATGCAAGAACTTGCTGCACTTGGAGCAGATTATGCTGAAGAAGCGTATAAAATACTCCAGGCCAAATTTGACCATGCGATAAATGTAAAAATACCCCTGATTTTCTACAGTTCTCATTTTCATTTTCAAGAAACCAATGTAATACCTAATCTAATCCCTGAGGGAGTAGGCGGTTTTTTTGAATTCATAAAAGGCCGGGTTGTTATTCCGGCAAATGGTTCATTGTATGGATTTCGCCATGTAATTCATCACGAACTTGTTCATGTTTTTTCACGAAGTAAAATAAAACGTATACTGAAAGATAATCGAAAGCTGGATTGGACAGGCTTGCCACTTTGGTTTACCGAAGGTCTTGCCGAATATTGGTCGATTGGCTGGGATTCTCAAACTGAAATGTTTATTCGCGATGCAATCATAAATAATTACTTCTTTCCATTGCAAAATCTCTACCAGATCAGAGGTAGTTTTCTTATGTACAAAGAGGGTCAAGCTTTTTTTCGATTTATATCTGAGAGATATGGCGAAAATAAAATTATCCAATTATTCGAGAATTATTGGAAAATAAACAGATTTAGTAAAGTTGTAGAAGCAACTCTTGGCGTTGATTTCAAGCAATTAGATGAAGAATGGGTTTATTCGTTAAAGAAAAAATATTATCCGATTTTAGCAGAAAACGATCTCCCAGGTAAAGTTACAAAGGAAATTACAAAGAATGGGATAAATACAAAGCCTGCGTTTTTTCGACTAAATTCAAAACCTTACGTTGCCTTTTATGCAAATCGCTCAGGATATTCCAATGTTTATCAAAAGGCATTGGAAGGAGAAAATCCAAAAGATTTTGAAGCACAAGTATTAGTTGAGGGAGAAAGAACTTCCGAATTCGAATCTTTCCATCTCCTGGGAAGCAAATTGGATGTATCAAACGATGGGAAACTGGCATTTATAGCCAAAAGTGGGGAGGCAGATGCTATTTATATTTACGATTTGGAAGCAAAGGAAATTTTAGATAAGCTTCAGTTTGATAATTTAATTTATCTTTCTTCACCAGCCTTTTCTCCCGAAGGAGATCGTATAGTATTTTCAGCAATAGATTTTTCGGGTAAGAATGATTTATATACCACGACTCTAAGCGATAAAAGTCTAAACAGGCTCACAAATGACTTTTATGACGATAAAGATCCAAGTTGGGATCCTTCAAACGGCTCCATCGTGTTTAGTTCGGATCGGACCGATTATGGGATGCAAGGCGCCTATAATATTTTTAAAATGGATTTATCAACCTACTTGATTGAGCATATCACCTATGGCAATTATCAGGATTCATCTCCGGTCTGGTCACCTGATAGTAAATATCTTGCCTTCACTTCAAACAGGGATGATGCATTTAACATATGGTTAATTAAACCTGGAATCAGGTACAAAAGAATGCCCACTCAAATTGCCGGAATTGATAATCCTGATTTTTCCAGTAGTATAGAACTTACCGAAACCGAGAGATATTTTACTACACTTAAAAACGGGCCTGTAGCTACTAATATTGTCGAACCTGTGCAGTTGAAAAAGGTAACTCATTTTGTGACAGGTGCTTTTGATCCGGAGTGGACAGATGAAGGCAATTTGATTTTTACAGCATTCGAGAAACATAGTTTTCAATTAAGACAACTAGATAATTTAAAAGAGCTTTTTGATCGCGAAAGTGAAGCTGAACTGGACCTGATTGTTCATAAAGGAAATTTTTGGTTAAAAGATCACCGAAACAAAAAAATTGCCAAGGGTAATCTAAAATACAAAAAAAGATTTACATTGGATGTTGCACAAAGTTTTGTCGTCCAGGATCCTACATTTGGCAATTATGGCGGCGCCCAGCTTTCTATGAGTGATATTTTGGGGAATCATCAATATCACTTTTTGGTTTATAACGATGCCAGACAACGAAGTGAATTTATAAAGAGTTTCAATGTTGCGGTCACAAAGATAGATTTATCACGAAGGCTTAACCTGTCTTACGGAGTTTATCATTTAGCCGGAAACTTTTTCAATCCTGAAGATCAATTTTTCTATGAAAGAAGATATGGCGGATTTTTTAAGGTGAGTTACCCAATCTCTGTGTTCAATCGCATTGAGACTTCCTTGAATGTGAGAGAATCCGAAAAAGAACGGTTTGGATTAGGTCAAATCAGAAAAGCCTTATTGGTCTCAAATTTTATTTCTTATGTAAAGGACAATACTTTATGGGGGAGAACTGGTCCTGTGGATGGCTCTAGGTTCAATTTAACTATAGGCAGTACGATAGATGTCCAGCGCTCTAACGTGAATTTCTATACAGCTATTGCGGACTATCGAAAGTATTTTAGACTCGGCCAGCGAGTTACGCTTGCTTCCCGAACTTTGGGTAGCTTTAATGTTGGTAAAGAGGCTCTCAAGTTTTTTATGGGTGGAAGTTGGGATATGCGTGGATACCAACGTTGGAGCATTTGGGGTGAAAACCTTGTCTTATTTAGCCAGGAGTTACGCTTTCCACTATTGGATGCACTGGCAATTAGATTCCCTTTTGGTGGTATTGGTTTTAACACAATTCGCGGAGCCTTGTTTCTGGATAACGGTAATGCATGGAATGGATCTTTCGATAGGTTACTCGGGAGTTATGGAATTGGCGCACGTATGAATTTTATTGGATTTTTGGTGTTTCGTCTTGACTATGGTAAAAAATTCTACACCGAATTTAATGGATTTTTTCCTCAGAAAATTGTTCGGGAACCAGGCACTTTTACTCAATTCTTCTTTGGATTCGATTTCTAATGCCTTCTTTGAATCTCTGTTTTAAATTTGTTTTGTTCTTATGCGTTTCAATTTTTATATCATGCCAGGGATACCTTGTACCTCCATCAGTAGATTATCGTAATCTTGCAAAAACAGCTCAAGAAAAGCCCTTGAATAATAATAATAATTTATTCTATCCTGAATTTGAAATCAAGCTGCCATTAGAGTTATTGCATAAATTCGATGTTTCATCTGCACCAAAACAGAAACTAATGCGAGTGGAGCATATTTTATTCGTTCCTACAAAAAACGGGAGGCTCGAGGCTTATGATTTGAAGACTGCCAAACGAATCGGTAAAATGAAAATAACCGGGGGTGTTCATGCAAATATTCTACCATTGGATGAAAATCTATTGATTTCTTTGGAGTTCGGGGAAAAGAGCTTATATGCTTATGATCCCTATCAAAAGCAGAAATTATGGACTGCAGAATTAGGATCTATTAAAGCAATCCCAGTAATTTTTGATGAATGGATATTTGTGGCTTCTTTATATCGAGGAATTTTTTGTATTAATAAATCAAATGGCGAAATTCTCTGGAAAACCGACCTGAAGTCCCAATTACATGCTAATCCATTAGTTATAAATGAAATGCTAATTCTAGGGACAGAATCGGGTGAGTTGGTTGCTCTGTCAACTGATGACGGACAAATTAAATGGAATGTGGATTTCTTAAGTCCGATTCTTACCTCGCCAATTTTAGCAAATAAAAATATTATTGTTTGCACGACCGACGGAACTGTTGTAGCGCTTACTTTTGATGGCGAAATTGTTTGGCAACGAAAATTCGGTTTGGAATTTCGAAGAACACCTTCAGCATCGGATACGAAGTTAATCACAGCAGGACAAGATGGAATTATCAGGGCTTTGGATTTGAAGTCGGGAAGTCTATTATGGCAATATGAAACTCGTGTGGTGATAGGAACCTCTCCTTTGATCACATCTAGCCATGTTATTTTTGGCACTTTAGATAAGAGGCTGATTTTCTTATCTCTTGAAACTGGTGAAGAAGAATGGCAAGTTGAATTGTTTGGAAGAGTACGAACTGATCCGATGATCTACGATAACGGCCTAATTATTGGTTCGGAGAATAAGTTTATTTATGTTTTTAAATCAAGCGAAAACAACGATTAACAGGAACTTAAATTAAGTTTTGAATAGGTTTTTGAAATCATTCCTACTGTTATTCATCATTTTTTTAATTGGGAATTTTGCCTTATTGAGTCGAAGTTCACAAGCACAATCAAATAGTCTTTTGATAATTGATCCTGAACAGGATGTTTTAAATTTTGGTTGGATCAAAATAGAATCAAATTATCAAATCCAACGAATATGGTTAGATTCTCTTGAGGTTGCTGTAGTTGGTCGAAATATTTATAAATTGCCAACCGGCAAACATCAAATATTGGCTATGCCTGCATATTTTGAAAGTTGGATGTTGAGAGAATTTGAAACGGAGATTGAAGTCGCAAAAGGCGACACTTTGGTTTTACTGGTTTCATTCCCTGAATTTAAAATGATTAATTCGGACCCGTTTGGAGCCTTTGTTATTTTAAACGGGTCTATCCGTGGAGAAACTCCAATTTTGATATCTCTAGCCGACTTGAAACAATATTCTCTTACATTGCAAAAACAAGGCTTCCGGGATACTACCTTATATGATTTGGATGCAGGGGTGGGTTCGATATTGATACCACTGGCTCGCGATGAACTGAGTATTCAACAACACCTAAAATTGACTAATATTCAATATCACAAGAAGAGGAAAGATCGGAAAGTTGCGTTATTGACATTCGGATTATCTCTAGTGTCAGGGGTAACAGCGATACTTTTAAAACAAGAGGCAGATAACAATTTTAATCGCTATCGAAAAGCAGGAAATTCGGAGGATATTAAATATCTGTTTGATCAAGCAAAAAAATACGATCGTCTTGCTGCAGGTGCATATATCTTTTTTGAAATAAATTTCGTAACTTCAGCTTATTTCTTATTTCGATCTATCTTGAGGGAATAATTTACATTATTTTAGAGCAATCTAAAATCAGCTTCTGATTTCTTCAAAAAACCTTGTCTTCTCCTAAAGTTTTTCTAAATTACTAGGTATGCATAAACCATAAAACTTTTAGTACTTGGAGTTAACATTGCCCAAAAAGATTGCCTACTTTAGTCATCCGGATTTTGCCAAACACAAAGCTCAGTTCCAACATCCGGAACGTCCGGATCGATTAGTAAGTATTCAAAATTACTTAAACGAGTCAGATGTTTTTGGTCGATTAGAAAAATATGGCTTTGAGTCTGCAGATGAGACCCATATAGCTTTTACCCATTCTTCAGATTATGTCGAGATGATACGTGAACAATGTTTATCTAACGCCACAGTTCTAGATAATGATACGTATATCAACCGGGATTCTTTTTCAGTGGCAAAGCTAGCAGTGGGTGCATGCTTAGCCGCAGGTGCTCTTGTTGCAAAAAACGAAATTGACAAAGCATTCTGCTGTGTCCGTCCTCCGGGCCATCATGCGGAGAAAGAAAAAGCAATGGGGTTTTGTTTATTTAACAATGTGGCTGTTCTTGCCCATTATTTACAGAATCACTATAAATATAAACGTATAGCAATTATTGATTGGGATGTACATCACGGAAATGGTACCCAACATATCTTTTATGAGGATAATTCAGTATTATATTTTTCAGTTCATCAATATCCGCTTTATCCGGGAACCGGGAGCCATGATGAAATTGGGAAAATGTCAGGAACAGGTTTTACAATAAATGCACCTTTACTTGCAGGCTCGGGAGATGAAGAATTTGCCAAGGCAATCAAAGATATTTGTTTGCCTGCACTCAATCAATTTAAACCCGAATTTATCCTTATTTCAGCTGGCTTTGACGCCCATCAAAATGATCCTTTGGCCCAGTGCGAAATGACGTCGAAAGGGTTTAATCATCTGACAAAATTACTTGTTAAAGCCGCAGATCAATTTTGCGAAGGTAAAATGATTTCAGTCCTGGAAGGAGGATATGATTTACAATCAATTTCAGAATCGGTTTACCAACATATCCTTGGTTTGTGTGAGATTACAGATCATAAAGAAAAAAGTAAATAAATTTGAATATAATGGATTCCAAATATTAGCTCGAGAAGATATCGATGATGGCTAAAAGAGGCCAATTCAAAAACCTTAGATGTAACATGGTTTCAAAGCAATTGAAATCACGAGGGATTAATGATCAAAAAATTCTCGATGTTTTCAAAAAGGTTCCCCGGCATCTTTTTGTGAACCAAGACGATAGAGACAAAGCTTATGAGGATTCTCCACTCCCGATTGGATATGACCAAACAATTTCACAACCGTATATTGTTGCTTATATGACGAACCATCTGAATCTCTCCAAAACGGATTATGTCCTGGAAATCGGGACCGGATCGGGGTATCAAACGGCGGTTCTTGCAGAATTAGCCGGACAAGTTTTTTCAATTGAAATTATTCCGGAATTGGCAAACTTTGCAAAGCAGAATTTAGATAAACTAAACTATTGGAATATTCAAGTAAAACTAGGTGATGGATATAATGGCTGGCAGAAAAATGCTCCGTTTGATGCAATTATCTTAACCGCCGCGCCTGCACAAAATATCCCTCAACCCCTTTTAGATCAATTAAAAGATTATGGAAAGTTAATAGCTCCATTAGGTCAAGATCATCAAGAATTGTTATTTATTAGGAAAATTGGTGATCAGTTTGAGCGTAGACGACTTTTGTCTGTTCGGTTTGTACCGATGGTAGGAATTACCCAAGACATATCGAAAGAATAAGAATACGCAACATGAAAAATATCTTTTCGTATCTTTTCGTATCTGGGTTTCAATAATTAAATTTAAGGAGATTTGGTGTGCCAAATAAAGAAAACCCTGGTGAAATAAAAGAAGTAAAACGATTCTACCGGTCGCAAAAGAATAAAGTTTTTGGTGGGGTTTGTGGTGGAATTGCTGAGTATTTCGAAATAGATGTCGCCATCGTTCGTATTTTAGCAGTTTTGCTTGCATTGTTCAATGGTATTGGCTTAATCATCTATTTGGTTGCTCTTTTTGTGGCTCCTTTAAATCCTTCACAAGAAGAATATGCTAAAAGCGATCAATCCGCTGCTAAAAATCAGACATTATGGCTCATCATCGGTGGATTATTAATTTTATGCGGAATAGCATACTTGTTTGACAATTTTAGTATTTTCCCTTATGGCTGGTATAATATGTATCATTGGAATATTGACTGGGATCTTACATGGCCTATCATCTTAGTAGCTGCTGGAGTATTTTATATCATTTACGTATCAAAGAATAAAAAATCTGAGGATGTTAAAACAACAAAGGAGGCAAAAGTGGAAACCAATGGAAAAAAATTAAAAAGATCATTGGTAGATAGAAAATTGGCCGGTGTGTGCGGAGGACTGGCTGATTATTTTAATTTAGATCCTACTATTGTCCGGGTATTGTATGGTGTTGTAACAATTTTGACGAGTATTATTTTCGGAATTATCGTTTATATTATTATGGCGATCGTCGTTCCTGAAGAAGAATTGCAAACCGCAGAGCCCTCTGCGAATAAAGGCGGAGAGAAAAAATGAGCAACGAGAAAAGATCAATTCTTCCTGGCTTAATTTTGGTAGTTATTGGTTGTATCATTTTATTTAATAAGTTTGATTTATTTGATTTTAGATTTAGGGATATTTTCCCATATTTACTTTTGTTTTTAGGATTTTGGTTTCTTTACAGACTCATAGGCCAGGGGCACCGATCCGCAGCTTTTCCTGCGACTTTATTCGTGCTATTCGGAGCTTTCTTGATTATAAGCAGGCATTCTTATTATTTTTGGAGATTCTATGATTTCGGTGATTTTTGGCCTATTGTTTTAGTTATTATCGGGCTGGCTTTTTTAGTACAGTTTTTAGTTAAACCAAAAGATTGGGGTTTGTTAATTCCTTCTTTTATCTTACTTTTTATTGGTTCGTTATTTTTTGCTAACAACATGGGATGGCTCTACATCTATGATCTGGAATATTATATTCAGCTTTACTGGCCTGTTATTTTGATCTTTATTGGAGCAAGTTTGGTGCTTTCTAATTTGAGAAGGAAAGTTAGTTCCGGTTAATACTAGTGCCAGATGTTGAAATGAAAATACAGGGGATAAATAGCTAGATTTCCGAAAAATCTCGTCATTAATTATCTTCAATTCTACCTAGTTTTTATTTTTAGATTTCAATACTAAAATTCCTATTGCGATAATACGAGAATGTATTACTTTTAACGAGTCTAAATAGTTTTCAATACTAGACAACTCGTTAAGACTTATCGGTTTAAAAAAATAGTATAAGAAAGTAGAATTAACGACTGACTGCATTGCATTAGATTAGAACTTAGTAGATATGAGGTAGAAAAGTAATTGATCATTGAAAAAAATTACAAAGGTGAAAGAGTTTTGGTTGGGCAAGCAACCGTTGAAGCAATCCTTGCTAATTTCCAGGATTTTAAAGAGAATTTTGATAGCTATCTTGTGAATTCCAAGTTTTTGAATGAGAAAATATATTTTGATGAGGATATTGAAATATTAACGGTGTTGGGGACATGGTGTAAGGATAGTAGCCGTGAAGTAGCACGGTTTATGAAGATTATCCAAGCCATTGATAACTATAAATGCAAACTAAGATTTTATGGTTTACATCGAAATAAAAAAGACAAAGAAGGATTAGCCATGTTATACAATATTCGTTACTTGCCCACATTTGTAATTTTGAAAAATGGTAAAGAGCTTGGTCGAATTGTTGAAAAGCCTACAAAATTGATAGAAGAAGATCTATTTGATATTTTGAATGCTGCAAATTCAAAATAATATTTTATTCAAAACATAACATGATATTTATTATTTCTTACATTGTCTGTTATTATTTCACGAAAATATGTTTTGCAGGGGAGAGTTATGGACTCGAAAATTATCCTAAAAAAGGACCTTTCATAATAGCCATTAACCACAACAGCAGTTTTGATATTTCTTCAATGGCTATTGGTGTACGATTTATAGCACATGGAATGGGCAAAAAAGAGCTTTTCGAAGTGCCATTTCTGCGATGGTGGCTGAAAAAAATTAATGTCCATCCGATCATCCGGCATGCCTCAGATAAGGAAGGTTTTGACAAAATAATTAATATCTTAAAAAATGGCGGCAAGGTCATTATCGCACCTGAAGGGACTCGTAAATGGAAGAATGGAATCGCACCAAGACCAAAAACTGGGATGGTACGACTTGCACAAACAGTCAATTGTCCAATTGTGCCCCTGGGAATTTCTGGAACTAGAAATATTTTACCTCCAGGTGCATTGTTACCGCGATGGAGTAAAATCGTAGTGCGCGTAGGCACCCCGATTTATTTAGACTCTGTTGAAGTTATTCCCCAGAATTATGAAATACTATTACAGCAAGCATATGAAGTTATGGATAGATTATATGAATTATTGCCAAGTTGGTCTCGACCTGAAAAAAGAGAATTACCACTTAATAGGGTACCGGAGAAATTGGCCAATTAACATACAAAATGATGGAGAATTAAATTCATAGAATTACAGAAACCTTTAAGGTTTCGGAAAAGTTAAAGAAAAAGTTATTTGATGCAAATCACGTAGCGGTTCTTACCGGTGCGGGAATATCCGCCGAAAGCGGTGTACCTACCTTTCGCGGTGAGGATGGTTTATGGAACAAGTTTAAACCGGAAGAGCTGGCTAATTTTGATGCGTTTATTAGAAATCCGGATCTAGTGTGGGAGTGGTACCAGTACCGGCGGCATTTAATCAATGAAGTAACTCCTAATCCCGGTCACCTTGCATTAGTTGAAATGGAAAAACATTATGCGGAGTTTACCTTAATAACACAAAATGTTGATGGATTACATCAAAAAGCAGGAAGTCAAAATATTCATGAATTGCATGGCAATATTTTGAGAAACCTTTGTATAAAGTGCAACACTTTTTATTCGGAGATAAATAATTTATCTGATAACAAAGCGCCAATTTGCCAATGCGGTGGATTAATCCGGCCCGATGTTGTGTGGTTTGGTGAATTTTTATCAGAAACTATTCTTGAAGCTGCCAATAAGGCAGCCAGTTTATGTGATTTATTTTTATCAATTGGCACATCTGCTTTGGTTTATCCTGCAGCTTCCTTACCGGAAGTTGCAAGGTATCATGGCGTATTTGTAGTTGAAATTAATCCAACACCTACTCCGGTTTCAAAAATTGCCGATGAGGTAATTGCAGAGAACTCTGGAATAGTTTTGCCGGAACTATTGAAATATATGAAGAATTAAACCGGAATGGTTTTTATGAAATTAAAAATTTCTTTTTCATTTCCTAATAGGGATTTTAAAGTTGGATTTCTGAGTACAT is a window of candidate division KSB1 bacterium DNA encoding:
- a CDS encoding PEGA domain-containing protein, with product MSRSSQAQSNSLLIIDPEQDVLNFGWIKIESNYQIQRIWLDSLEVAVVGRNIYKLPTGKHQILAMPAYFESWMLREFETEIEVAKGDTLVLLVSFPEFKMINSDPFGAFVILNGSIRGETPILISLADLKQYSLTLQKQGFRDTTLYDLDAGVGSILIPLARDELSIQQHLKLTNIQYHKKRKDRKVALLTFGLSLVSGVTAILLKQEADNNFNRYRKAGNSEDIKYLFDQAKKYDRLAAGAYIFFEINFVTSAYFLFRSILRE
- a CDS encoding PspC domain-containing protein, whose translation is MPNKENPGEIKEVKRFYRSQKNKVFGGVCGGIAEYFEIDVAIVRILAVLLALFNGIGLIIYLVALFVAPLNPSQEEYAKSDQSAAKNQTLWLIIGGLLILCGIAYLFDNFSIFPYGWYNMYHWNIDWDLTWPIILVAAGVFYIIYVSKNKKSEDVKTTKEAKVETNGKKLKRSLVDRKLAGVCGGLADYFNLDPTIVRVLYGVVTILTSIIFGIIVYIIMAIVVPEEELQTAEPSANKGGEKK
- a CDS encoding thioredoxin family protein; its protein translation is MIIEKNYKGERVLVGQATVEAILANFQDFKENFDSYLVNSKFLNEKIYFDEDIEILTVLGTWCKDSSREVARFMKIIQAIDNYKCKLRFYGLHRNKKDKEGLAMLYNIRYLPTFVILKNGKELGRIVEKPTKLIEEDLFDILNAANSK
- a CDS encoding 1-acyl-sn-glycerol-3-phosphate acyltransferase — protein: MIFIISYIVCYYFTKICFAGESYGLENYPKKGPFIIAINHNSSFDISSMAIGVRFIAHGMGKKELFEVPFLRWWLKKINVHPIIRHASDKEGFDKIINILKNGGKVIIAPEGTRKWKNGIAPRPKTGMVRLAQTVNCPIVPLGISGTRNILPPGALLPRWSKIVVRVGTPIYLDSVEVIPQNYEILLQQAYEVMDRLYELLPSWSRPEKRELPLNRVPEKLAN
- a CDS encoding histone deacetylase: MAYFSHPDFAKHKAQFQHPERPDRLVSIQNYLNESDVFGRLEKYGFESADETHIAFTHSSDYVEMIREQCLSNATVLDNDTYINRDSFSVAKLAVGACLAAGALVAKNEIDKAFCCVRPPGHHAEKEKAMGFCLFNNVAVLAHYLQNHYKYKRIAIIDWDVHHGNGTQHIFYEDNSVLYFSVHQYPLYPGTGSHDEIGKMSGTGFTINAPLLAGSGDEEFAKAIKDICLPALNQFKPEFILISAGFDAHQNDPLAQCEMTSKGFNHLTKLLVKAADQFCEGKMISVLEGGYDLQSISESVYQHILGLCEITDHKEKSK
- a CDS encoding PD40 domain-containing protein, coding for MQTEHFDIYFYPEMQELAALGADYAEEAYKILQAKFDHAINVKIPLIFYSSHFHFQETNVIPNLIPEGVGGFFEFIKGRVVIPANGSLYGFRHVIHHELVHVFSRSKIKRILKDNRKLDWTGLPLWFTEGLAEYWSIGWDSQTEMFIRDAIINNYFFPLQNLYQIRGSFLMYKEGQAFFRFISERYGENKIIQLFENYWKINRFSKVVEATLGVDFKQLDEEWVYSLKKKYYPILAENDLPGKVTKEITKNGINTKPAFFRLNSKPYVAFYANRSGYSNVYQKALEGENPKDFEAQVLVEGERTSEFESFHLLGSKLDVSNDGKLAFIAKSGEADAIYIYDLEAKEILDKLQFDNLIYLSSPAFSPEGDRIVFSAIDFSGKNDLYTTTLSDKSLNRLTNDFYDDKDPSWDPSNGSIVFSSDRTDYGMQGAYNIFKMDLSTYLIEHITYGNYQDSSPVWSPDSKYLAFTSNRDDAFNIWLIKPGIRYKRMPTQIAGIDNPDFSSSIELTETERYFTTLKNGPVATNIVEPVQLKKVTHFVTGAFDPEWTDEGNLIFTAFEKHSFQLRQLDNLKELFDRESEAELDLIVHKGNFWLKDHRNKKIAKGNLKYKKRFTLDVAQSFVVQDPTFGNYGGAQLSMSDILGNHQYHFLVYNDARQRSEFIKSFNVAVTKIDLSRRLNLSYGVYHLAGNFFNPEDQFFYERRYGGFFKVSYPISVFNRIETSLNVRESEKERFGLGQIRKALLVSNFISYVKDNTLWGRTGPVDGSRFNLTIGSTIDVQRSNVNFYTAIADYRKYFRLGQRVTLASRTLGSFNVGKEALKFFMGGSWDMRGYQRWSIWGENLVLFSQELRFPLLDALAIRFPFGGIGFNTIRGALFLDNGNAWNGSFDRLLGSYGIGARMNFIGFLVFRLDYGKKFYTEFNGFFPQKIVREPGTFTQFFFGFDF
- a CDS encoding protein-L-isoaspartate(D-aspartate) O-methyltransferase encodes the protein MMAKRGQFKNLRCNMVSKQLKSRGINDQKILDVFKKVPRHLFVNQDDRDKAYEDSPLPIGYDQTISQPYIVAYMTNHLNLSKTDYVLEIGTGSGYQTAVLAELAGQVFSIEIIPELANFAKQNLDKLNYWNIQVKLGDGYNGWQKNAPFDAIILTAAPAQNIPQPLLDQLKDYGKLIAPLGQDHQELLFIRKIGDQFERRRLLSVRFVPMVGITQDISKE
- a CDS encoding NAD-dependent deacylase, which encodes MTETFKVSEKLKKKLFDANHVAVLTGAGISAESGVPTFRGEDGLWNKFKPEELANFDAFIRNPDLVWEWYQYRRHLINEVTPNPGHLALVEMEKHYAEFTLITQNVDGLHQKAGSQNIHELHGNILRNLCIKCNTFYSEINNLSDNKAPICQCGGLIRPDVVWFGEFLSETILEAANKAASLCDLFLSIGTSALVYPAASLPEVARYHGVFVVEINPTPTPVSKIADEVIAENSGIVLPELLKYMKN
- a CDS encoding PQQ-like beta-propeller repeat protein, with the protein product MNNNNNLFYPEFEIKLPLELLHKFDVSSAPKQKLMRVEHILFVPTKNGRLEAYDLKTAKRIGKMKITGGVHANILPLDENLLISLEFGEKSLYAYDPYQKQKLWTAELGSIKAIPVIFDEWIFVASLYRGIFCINKSNGEILWKTDLKSQLHANPLVINEMLILGTESGELVALSTDDGQIKWNVDFLSPILTSPILANKNIIVCTTDGTVVALTFDGEIVWQRKFGLEFRRTPSASDTKLITAGQDGIIRALDLKSGSLLWQYETRVVIGTSPLITSSHVIFGTLDKRLIFLSLETGEEEWQVELFGRVRTDPMIYDNGLIIGSENKFIYVFKSSENND